The Aurantiacibacter arachoides genome window below encodes:
- a CDS encoding LysR substrate-binding domain-containing protein, with protein sequence MKRTHLPLNALRVFDAAARHLSFTRAADELAVTPAAVGQQIRALEDVLGVVLFRRTSRGLELTDEAEAGLDSLRDGFLQFEESVQAMQAGQASSKYAIAAPREFYAQWLAPRLATFRAAHPDVTIQLTADENADFTEANLDLAIRLVEGPGELEGERLVGGCKVCVASPGAGTGWISWPTYEAPEGEQVVLTVGNAGQVLSSALAGIGRAWLPQPLVEEALADGRLVSLGDAEDCRRAYWLVAPRPQWRQKKVRALVAHLVGDT encoded by the coding sequence ATGAAGCGCACGCACCTGCCCCTGAACGCCCTGCGCGTATTCGATGCCGCCGCCCGGCACCTGAGCTTCACCCGCGCGGCGGACGAGCTGGCGGTGACGCCCGCCGCGGTCGGCCAGCAGATCCGCGCGCTGGAGGATGTGCTGGGCGTGGTCCTGTTCCGCCGCACCAGCCGCGGACTGGAACTGACCGACGAGGCCGAGGCGGGCCTCGATTCGCTGCGCGACGGGTTCCTCCAGTTCGAGGAAAGCGTGCAGGCGATGCAGGCCGGGCAGGCCAGCAGCAAGTATGCCATCGCCGCCCCGCGCGAGTTCTACGCCCAGTGGCTGGCCCCGCGCCTCGCCACCTTTCGCGCCGCGCATCCCGACGTGACCATCCAGCTGACCGCCGACGAGAACGCGGACTTTACCGAGGCCAACCTCGACCTCGCGATCCGCCTGGTCGAAGGTCCGGGCGAGCTGGAGGGCGAGCGGCTGGTCGGTGGCTGCAAGGTCTGCGTGGCATCGCCCGGCGCCGGCACCGGCTGGATCAGCTGGCCAACCTACGAAGCGCCCGAGGGTGAGCAGGTCGTGCTGACCGTGGGCAATGCCGGCCAGGTGCTCAGTTCCGCGCTGGCCGGGATCGGCCGTGCCTGGCTGCCGCAGCCGCTGGTGGAGGAAGCGCTGGCCGACGGCCGGCTGGTCTCGCTCGGCGATGCCGAGGACTGCCGCCGGGCCTACTGGCTGGTCGCCCCGCGCCCGCAGTGGCGACAGAAAAAGGTAAGGGCGCTCGTCGCGCACCTCGTCGGCGACACCTGA
- a CDS encoding alpha/beta hydrolase family protein: MQNGWVFGAVAALAMTGGLTDRARAQDQDSAQAVAAAHDWADTPVPPAIDTSAFASQSQLSRAQLSPDGSLVAFTVLRDEHVYISIYNAGTLELVDGASLGEPDDLNWFRWVGNDRILVSMTVQDIREEYHFSRLLSFELGSRRLQPLVLPNMSFDGDDVVHYDEDGGYVLASISRAYGAYPDVWRFDLPPAGQDLPEPVRVQSSMDRVFHWIADETGVLRMAIRYHGRGRYEALYRSAPDQPWREIARTRIDDEDAFEFWDFHGLRAGSDIGYTFGVPEGGDRQALMEYDFASGRPVRVVYSSPDEDVTSVQFGTDGQPISVGYSGDSFRREWIDPELRRWQQQLSQALSGSDVTILDMSANRETLLVSQAGPADPGALYVFAPEDRHLQLFAEMRPQVDAQVLATPRPVRYAARDGTSIHGYLTLPRGREPRGLPLIVHPHGGPYGIRDTDDYDDMVQLLANRGYAVIQPNYRGSGGYGEAFELLGNGQIGRAMQDDLDDAVAHLVAQGIVDPQRVCILGGSYGGFAALWGAIRNPEIYRCAVSFAGVTHFERQLHDNRNYLFGRNRGRWWDRVDGDQTNFDLDDVSPAVQVARLTRPVLLVHGEDDRTVPYTQYELMVGRANRAGVEIETLSLEDTGHGFADPVHEQAYYDAVVAFLARHNPAD, from the coding sequence ATGCAGAACGGGTGGGTGTTTGGCGCGGTGGCCGCGCTGGCGATGACGGGCGGGCTGACCGACCGGGCTAGGGCGCAGGACCAGGACTCTGCCCAGGCGGTTGCCGCCGCCCACGATTGGGCCGATACCCCCGTTCCCCCTGCCATCGACACGTCCGCCTTTGCCTCACAGTCCCAGCTTTCGCGCGCCCAACTGTCGCCTGACGGTTCGCTGGTCGCCTTCACGGTGCTGCGTGACGAACACGTTTATATCAGTATCTACAATGCGGGGACGCTCGAGTTGGTCGACGGGGCCTCGCTGGGCGAACCCGACGATCTCAACTGGTTCCGCTGGGTCGGCAACGACCGGATCCTGGTCTCCATGACCGTCCAGGATATTCGCGAGGAATACCATTTCAGCCGTCTTCTCAGTTTCGAACTGGGATCGCGCCGGCTGCAGCCGCTGGTGCTGCCGAACATGAGTTTCGATGGCGACGACGTGGTCCATTACGACGAGGATGGCGGCTATGTGCTCGCCTCCATTTCCCGGGCCTATGGCGCGTATCCCGATGTCTGGCGGTTCGACCTCCCGCCCGCAGGCCAGGATTTGCCCGAGCCTGTTCGCGTCCAGTCCAGCATGGACCGCGTGTTCCACTGGATTGCCGACGAGACCGGCGTTCTTCGCATGGCCATCAGGTATCATGGACGCGGCCGGTATGAGGCGCTCTATCGTAGTGCGCCCGACCAGCCATGGCGCGAAATCGCGCGCACCCGCATAGACGACGAGGACGCCTTCGAGTTCTGGGATTTTCACGGCCTGCGCGCCGGATCCGACATCGGCTACACCTTTGGCGTGCCCGAGGGGGGCGACCGGCAGGCGCTGATGGAGTACGATTTCGCCAGCGGGCGGCCCGTGCGCGTCGTCTACAGTTCCCCCGACGAGGATGTGACCTCCGTGCAATTCGGCACTGACGGGCAGCCGATCTCCGTGGGCTATTCGGGTGACAGCTTCCGCCGCGAGTGGATCGATCCGGAGTTGCGCCGCTGGCAGCAGCAGCTGTCGCAGGCGCTTTCGGGCAGCGATGTGACCATTCTCGACATGAGCGCGAACCGGGAGACGTTGCTGGTGTCGCAGGCCGGCCCCGCCGATCCCGGCGCGCTGTATGTCTTTGCGCCGGAGGATCGGCACCTGCAGCTGTTCGCGGAGATGCGACCGCAGGTGGATGCGCAGGTTCTGGCTACCCCCAGGCCCGTGCGGTACGCCGCCCGCGACGGCACCTCGATCCATGGCTACCTCACCCTGCCGCGCGGACGCGAACCGCGCGGCCTGCCGCTGATCGTGCATCCCCACGGCGGGCCTTACGGCATTCGCGATACCGACGACTACGACGACATGGTGCAGCTTCTCGCCAATCGCGGGTATGCTGTGATTCAGCCCAACTATCGCGGCTCCGGCGGCTATGGCGAGGCGTTCGAACTGCTCGGCAACGGACAGATCGGGCGGGCCATGCAGGACGACCTTGACGACGCGGTGGCGCACCTCGTGGCGCAGGGCATCGTCGATCCGCAACGGGTGTGCATCCTGGGCGGGAGCTATGGCGGGTTCGCTGCGCTGTGGGGCGCGATCCGCAACCCGGAAATCTACCGCTGCGCCGTCAGCTTCGCCGGCGTCACCCATTTCGAGCGGCAGCTGCACGACAACCGCAACTACCTGTTCGGCCGCAATCGCGGCAGGTGGTGGGACAGGGTGGACGGCGACCAGACCAACTTCGATCTCGACGATGTCTCGCCCGCGGTGCAGGTCGCCCGGCTGACGCGCCCCGTGCTGCTGGTGCACGGCGAAGATGACCGCACCGTCCCCTACACTCAGTACGAGCTGATGGTCGGCCGCGCCAATCGTGCCGGTGTGGAGATCGAGACGCTGAGCCTGGAGGATACCGGGCACGGCTTCGCCGATCCGGTTCACGAACAGGCCTATTACGACGCGGTGGTGGCCTTTCTCGCCCGGCACAACCCGGCGGACTAG
- a CDS encoding PPC domain-containing protein, with protein MRFGFYRAALLIGAASVLVPTGAAAQRDLDQENSDVRVFQGNVDSAAAEFRVSVPANSVMQIDVLTTSELDPIVTVTDAGTGETLAEDDDGGDNLNARVRIPGEARGRNIVIAVDSYDSTWVEDGETYGGTFDLRLSNSTFVPHRTRAVTYGARESGTMNAGEANTYTFRAAAGDRVEIALISAEGGTLDPYLELQDASGQVLVSNDDSNGLNSYINHVFADAGTYTIAAKGYGSSTGDYVLRVRDRRDVPATTGLQTIAIGGNATGEIAPGFMDENYATPNYVDYRLSDAAKAAIRGGNGGVTIRMDAVESSDPDFGGSIDPYVTVGFDTPLGFAQVAEDDDGSGTLNALLPIDLGLIADRADLLDLLRIRVQGLGGGGGGYTLSMTEGMEERQGYDSGMDGEYPSQPPIITTAN; from the coding sequence ATGCGATTCGGCTTTTACAGGGCGGCACTCTTGATCGGAGCGGCCAGCGTGCTGGTGCCCACAGGTGCGGCAGCGCAGCGCGACCTCGACCAGGAGAACAGCGACGTGCGCGTGTTCCAGGGTAACGTGGACAGCGCGGCAGCGGAGTTCCGCGTCTCGGTTCCCGCCAATTCGGTCATGCAGATCGACGTGCTGACGACCTCCGAACTCGATCCGATCGTCACGGTTACCGATGCCGGCACCGGGGAGACGCTGGCCGAGGATGACGACGGGGGCGACAATCTCAACGCGCGCGTGCGCATTCCCGGCGAGGCGCGTGGGCGCAACATCGTGATTGCCGTCGACAGCTACGATTCCACCTGGGTGGAGGACGGCGAGACCTACGGCGGCACCTTCGACCTGCGCCTGTCCAACTCAACCTTCGTGCCGCACCGGACGCGGGCCGTAACCTACGGCGCGCGGGAAAGCGGAACGATGAACGCCGGCGAGGCCAACACCTACACCTTCAGGGCCGCGGCGGGCGACCGGGTGGAAATCGCCCTGATTTCGGCCGAGGGCGGGACGCTCGATCCCTATCTCGAACTGCAGGATGCCAGCGGCCAGGTCCTCGTTTCCAACGACGATTCGAACGGCCTCAATTCCTATATCAACCACGTGTTCGCGGATGCGGGCACCTATACCATCGCCGCCAAGGGCTACGGCTCCAGCACCGGCGACTACGTGCTGCGCGTGCGCGATCGGCGCGACGTGCCGGCAACGACCGGGCTGCAAACGATCGCCATCGGCGGCAACGCGACGGGCGAAATCGCCCCCGGGTTCATGGATGAGAACTATGCCACGCCCAACTACGTCGACTATAGGTTGAGCGATGCCGCCAAGGCCGCGATCCGCGGCGGCAACGGCGGCGTCACGATCCGCATGGATGCCGTGGAAAGCAGCGATCCCGATTTCGGCGGCAGCATCGACCCGTATGTCACCGTCGGTTTCGACACCCCGCTCGGCTTTGCCCAGGTGGCGGAGGACGATGACGGTTCGGGCACGCTGAACGCGCTGCTGCCGATCGACCTCGGTCTAATTGCCGACCGGGCCGACCTGCTCGATCTCCTGCGCATCCGCGTCCAGGGACTGGGCGGCGGGGGTGGCGGTTACACGCTGTCCATGACGGAAGGCATGGAGGAGCGGCAGGGCTACGACAGCGGTATGGATGGCGAATATCCTTCGCAGCCACCCATCATCACCACCGCCAACTGA
- a CDS encoding SRPBCC family protein: MTRHSISDSTKGLVGLGIALGGAAFGAFILSRQREGRSSDDAPGYTARRGFGDYAVTGRTVTIRKPREELFAFWRDFGNLARFMENLEKVEQGAGGRSTWHIKAPAGQTVAVETEIVREQDGELIAWRSVEGSDIDTEGRVTFEDAPGERGTRVGLIIAYKPPAGALGQAAAKLFQREPETQARHDLKRLKMLMETGEIATSARRRENTRAAQQENA, translated from the coding sequence ATGACACGACATTCCATTTCCGACAGCACGAAGGGCCTTGTGGGCCTTGGGATTGCGCTGGGCGGTGCCGCGTTCGGTGCCTTCATCTTGAGCCGCCAGCGCGAGGGGCGTTCGTCGGACGACGCGCCCGGCTACACCGCGCGGCGCGGGTTCGGTGACTACGCCGTGACCGGCCGCACCGTCACCATTCGCAAGCCGCGCGAAGAGCTGTTCGCGTTCTGGCGCGACTTCGGCAACCTGGCCCGGTTCATGGAGAACCTTGAAAAGGTCGAGCAGGGCGCCGGGGGCCGGTCCACCTGGCACATCAAGGCTCCGGCCGGCCAGACCGTGGCGGTGGAAACCGAGATCGTGCGCGAGCAGGACGGCGAACTCATCGCCTGGCGCTCTGTCGAAGGGTCCGACATCGACACCGAGGGCCGCGTCACATTCGAGGATGCGCCCGGTGAACGCGGCACCCGCGTGGGGCTGATCATTGCCTACAAGCCGCCCGCCGGCGCGTTGGGGCAGGCCGCCGCCAAGCTGTTCCAGCGGGAGCCCGAGACGCAGGCCCGCCACGACCTCAAACGATTGAAGATGCTGATGGAAACCGGCGAAATCGCCACATCGGCCCGGCGCCGTGAAAATACCCGCGCCGCCCAGCAGGAGAATGCATGA
- the apaG gene encoding Co2+/Mg2+ efflux protein ApaG, translating into MAALFQHTAITDGVTVRVAVTFMPEQSRIGANRWFWVYHIRIENHRDDAVQLRTRHWRITDSSGTVNVVDGEGVVGETPLLEPGQTHDYVSGCELTTNQGAMQGYYTFARAGDGTLFDVAIPFFPLAAPAEEAR; encoded by the coding sequence ATCGCCGCGCTGTTCCAGCATACCGCCATCACCGACGGGGTGACGGTGCGCGTGGCGGTGACCTTCATGCCCGAACAATCGCGCATCGGCGCGAACCGCTGGTTCTGGGTCTATCACATCCGCATAGAGAACCACCGCGATGATGCGGTGCAATTGCGCACCCGCCACTGGCGCATCACGGATTCGAGCGGAACGGTGAATGTCGTGGACGGGGAAGGGGTGGTCGGGGAAACCCCGCTGCTAGAGCCGGGCCAGACCCACGACTACGTCTCGGGCTGCGAGCTCACCACCAATCAGGGCGCGATGCAGGGGTATTACACCTTTGCCCGCGCCGGGGATGGCACGCTGTTCGACGTGGCGATCCCCTTCTTCCCGCTGGCCGCCCCGGCGGAAGAGGCGCGCTAG
- a CDS encoding cation:proton antiporter: MPHLTLIETFLAVLVAIFALPYLVWRLGRTEYVAPLVVVQILAGILLGPGVLGAALPALHAALFPPDVITMLNGIAMWGVMLFVFVAGLELDLKAAWRWRGETGVTAGLAFGTPMLLGAGAGGLVLALDGRAAWVGAEGQDWQFIAGVGMACAVTALPILVLFLEKLAMLRDTLGQRVLRYASLDDIAIWAVLALILLDWERVGRQAAFIALLVPAVLLVRWAMARLPQRDRWYVALVWLALLGLAADWSGLHFMVGAFIAGAVLDGEWFGQERVDRFRDTVLLALMPVFFLSTGLKTQWSAGGWTVAGFAALLLAASVAGKLGGVALAGRFLRWRQGEAWLIGWLLQTKALIMIIFANVLLDKQIITPASFTALLLCAVASTMLTVPFATPALRRLRASDGAT; the protein is encoded by the coding sequence ATGCCGCACCTGACCTTGATCGAGACGTTCCTGGCGGTGCTGGTGGCCATTTTCGCGCTGCCCTATCTGGTCTGGCGGCTGGGGCGCACCGAGTACGTCGCCCCGCTGGTGGTGGTGCAGATCCTGGCCGGCATCCTGCTAGGCCCCGGCGTGCTGGGTGCGGCCCTGCCCGCGCTTCACGCTGCCCTGTTTCCGCCCGACGTGATCACCATGCTGAACGGCATCGCCATGTGGGGGGTGATGCTGTTCGTCTTCGTCGCCGGGCTGGAGCTCGATCTGAAAGCCGCGTGGCGCTGGCGGGGGGAGACGGGCGTTACCGCGGGGCTGGCCTTTGGTACGCCGATGCTGCTGGGCGCGGGGGCGGGCGGCCTGGTGCTGGCGCTGGACGGACGCGCCGCGTGGGTCGGTGCCGAGGGGCAGGACTGGCAGTTCATCGCCGGCGTGGGCATGGCCTGCGCGGTCACTGCCCTCCCCATCCTGGTGCTGTTCCTGGAAAAGCTGGCCATGCTGCGCGATACGCTGGGCCAGCGCGTGCTGCGGTATGCCAGCCTTGATGACATCGCGATCTGGGCCGTGCTGGCGCTGATCCTGCTGGATTGGGAGCGGGTCGGCCGACAGGCGGCCTTCATCGCGCTGCTGGTGCCCGCCGTGCTGCTGGTGCGCTGGGCGATGGCGCGCCTGCCGCAGCGCGACCGCTGGTACGTGGCCCTCGTCTGGCTGGCGCTGCTGGGCCTTGCGGCCGACTGGTCGGGCCTGCATTTCATGGTGGGCGCCTTTATCGCGGGCGCGGTGCTGGATGGCGAATGGTTCGGGCAGGAGCGCGTCGATCGCTTTCGCGATACCGTGCTGCTTGCGCTGATGCCGGTATTCTTCCTCTCGACCGGCCTCAAGACCCAGTGGAGCGCGGGCGGCTGGACGGTGGCGGGCTTTGCCGCGCTGCTGCTGGCGGCCTCGGTCGCCGGCAAGCTCGGCGGCGTGGCGCTGGCGGGCCGCTTTCTGCGCTGGCGGCAGGGCGAGGCGTGGCTGATCGGCTGGCTGTTGCAGACCAAGGCGCTGATCATGATCATCTTTGCCAACGTGCTGTTGGACAAGCAGATCATCACGCCCGCCAGCTTCACCGCCCTGCTGCTGTGCGCGGTGGCCAGCACGATGCTGACGGTGCCGTTTGCCACGCCCGCCCTGCGGCGATTGCGGGCGAGCGACGGAGCGACCTAG
- a CDS encoding M14 family zinc carboxypeptidase, which produces MIRTLVATVLLALAPASAASAQSFVEGRFDPAVPTLEQVAGHRAGEQITRPEMAIEYLEALAQAAPDRIRLVEYARSWEGRPLVYAIIASPANLARIDTIRADMQRIAGGGAPGADSLPVTWLSYGVHGDEISSTDAALAVAYHLVAARGDAAADTILDNSVVIVDPMQNPDGRARFASSYYAAEGLAPSGLRFTAGHDQPWPGGRFNHYLIDLNRDWFAMTQPETRGKIAAIREWQPVVLVDAHEMGGDSSYFFPPNADPFNPYVTAEQRAKLVMLGRANGAALDAIGQPYYTRENFDLFYPGYGDTWPTLNGAVAMTFEQSSARGLVWDRSDGDTLTYADGVRNHFTTSLQTALTVARNADTFLRDFASYRRTTAAGAVGSGAFVIDLAQRRWNAEALAQRLTAQGIAVGRVAGPASACGQSYPQGYLSVSMRQPGARLVRSLLDDDVELPADFIERQESRRAGDLPHEVYDTTAWSVGQMSGLDVRECNGAAAGSPVQAGAAIPALAEAAGPFGAVVPWTDSGQVQLVARALTAGLRGRASDRAFSVAGRDYPRGSVVFSRAENGGDLSALTALAREVGAETVALGDGWTDAGPNLGSDRFVALTAPTIAMLWDDGVAPTSAGATRYVIERRFGLPVAPIRSGTLAQADLRGVDVLIVPDSYTLPAPARAAVARFVQGGGVLVAYGDSLAAFASGDNALFATNNETVLGGEPSGEEEDDEGDTAPGTAIESDADYRAAILDTGRRPDTLPGALLNTVVDAESFLAAGYDGAAPTVFADGSLILTPLTLGDGVNVVRYAPADRLVASGYVWEENRRQLAYKPYMIAQRTGRGLAIGFAHDPAVRGYLDGLDLLLANAVIVAPARVR; this is translated from the coding sequence ATGATCCGCACGCTTGTCGCCACCGTCCTTCTAGCGCTTGCGCCGGCCAGCGCCGCGAGCGCGCAGAGCTTCGTCGAGGGGCGTTTCGATCCCGCCGTGCCCACGCTCGAACAGGTTGCAGGCCACCGCGCCGGAGAGCAGATCACCCGTCCCGAGATGGCGATCGAATATCTGGAGGCCCTGGCGCAGGCCGCGCCCGACCGCATCCGCCTGGTCGAATACGCGCGCAGCTGGGAAGGCCGCCCGCTCGTCTACGCGATCATCGCCAGCCCCGCCAACCTTGCTCGCATCGATACCATCCGCGCCGACATGCAGCGCATCGCCGGTGGCGGGGCGCCGGGGGCGGACAGCCTGCCCGTTACCTGGCTCAGCTACGGCGTGCACGGTGACGAGATCAGCAGCACCGATGCCGCGCTGGCCGTCGCCTATCACCTCGTCGCCGCGCGGGGCGATGCTGCCGCCGACACGATCCTGGACAACAGCGTGGTGATCGTCGATCCCATGCAGAACCCGGACGGGCGCGCGCGCTTTGCCAGCAGCTACTACGCTGCCGAGGGGCTGGCGCCATCGGGTCTGCGGTTCACCGCCGGGCACGACCAGCCCTGGCCGGGTGGCCGGTTCAACCACTACCTGATCGACCTCAACCGCGACTGGTTCGCGATGACCCAGCCGGAAACGCGCGGCAAGATCGCCGCGATCCGCGAATGGCAGCCGGTGGTGCTGGTGGACGCGCACGAGATGGGCGGGGATTCGAGCTATTTCTTCCCGCCCAACGCCGACCCCTTCAATCCCTACGTCACCGCCGAACAGCGCGCCAAGCTGGTGATGCTCGGCCGCGCCAACGGGGCTGCGCTGGATGCGATCGGCCAGCCCTATTACACGCGTGAGAACTTCGACCTGTTCTATCCCGGCTACGGCGACACCTGGCCCACGCTGAACGGCGCGGTGGCGATGACCTTTGAACAAAGCAGCGCGCGCGGGCTGGTATGGGATCGCAGCGACGGCGATACGCTGACCTATGCCGACGGGGTGCGCAACCATTTCACCACCAGCCTGCAGACCGCGCTGACCGTGGCGCGCAATGCCGACACCTTCCTGCGCGATTTCGCCAGCTACCGCCGCACAACGGCGGCGGGCGCGGTGGGCAGCGGGGCCTTTGTCATCGACCTCGCCCAGCGGCGCTGGAACGCCGAGGCGCTGGCGCAGCGGCTGACCGCGCAAGGCATCGCGGTGGGGCGCGTTGCCGGCCCGGCGAGCGCCTGCGGGCAGTCCTATCCGCAAGGCTATCTCTCGGTATCCATGCGCCAGCCGGGCGCGCGGCTGGTGCGCAGCCTGCTCGACGACGATGTCGAATTGCCCGCCGATTTCATCGAACGACAGGAATCGCGCCGGGCCGGCGACCTGCCGCACGAGGTCTACGACACCACCGCCTGGTCGGTCGGCCAGATGAGCGGCCTGGACGTGCGCGAATGCAACGGCGCGGCGGCAGGTTCGCCGGTGCAGGCGGGCGCGGCGATCCCGGCGCTGGCGGAGGCGGCCGGCCCGTTCGGCGCGGTCGTGCCGTGGACCGACAGCGGACAGGTGCAGCTCGTCGCTCGCGCGCTGACGGCTGGCCTGCGCGGCCGGGCCAGCGACCGCGCCTTCAGCGTGGCGGGCCGTGACTATCCGCGCGGCAGCGTCGTGTTCAGCCGCGCGGAGAACGGCGGCGACCTTTCTGCCCTCACCGCCCTGGCCCGTGAGGTCGGGGCCGAAACGGTCGCGCTTGGCGATGGCTGGACGGATGCCGGTCCCAACCTCGGGAGCGACCGCTTCGTGGCCTTGACCGCGCCCACCATCGCCATGCTGTGGGACGACGGCGTGGCCCCCACCAGCGCGGGCGCGACGCGCTACGTGATCGAACGCCGGTTCGGCCTGCCCGTCGCGCCGATCCGCAGCGGCACGCTGGCGCAGGCGGACTTGCGCGGCGTCGACGTGCTGATCGTGCCCGACAGCTACACCCTGCCCGCCCCGGCGCGCGCGGCAGTGGCCCGCTTCGTGCAGGGCGGCGGCGTGCTGGTGGCCTATGGCGATTCGCTGGCCGCCTTTGCCAGCGGCGACAACGCGCTGTTCGCGACGAACAACGAGACCGTGCTGGGCGGCGAGCCTTCCGGCGAAGAAGAGGACGACGAGGGCGACACGGCTCCCGGCACCGCGATCGAGAGCGACGCCGATTACCGCGCGGCAATCCTCGATACCGGACGCCGCCCGGATACCCTGCCCGGCGCGCTGCTCAACACCGTGGTCGATGCCGAAAGCTTCCTTGCCGCCGGATACGATGGCGCCGCCCCCACCGTCTTCGCCGATGGCTCGCTGATCCTCACCCCGCTCACCCTCGGCGACGGGGTGAACGTGGTGCGCTACGCCCCGGCGGACCGGCTGGTGGCAAGCGGCTACGTGTGGGAGGAGAACCGCCGCCAGCTGGCCTACAAGCCCTACATGATCGCGCAACGGACGGGCCGTGGCCTCGCCATCGGCTTCGCCCACGATCCCGCCGTGCGCGGTTACCTCGACGGGCTGGACCTGCTGCTGGCGAACGCGGTGATCGTGGCGCCGGCGCGGGTGCGGTAA
- a CDS encoding zinc-dependent alcohol dehydrogenase: protein MRALTWHGTKDVRVDTVDDPEIINSRDAIIKVTSTAICGSDLHLYDGVIPGVKPGDVLGHEFMGEVVETGKDSTLQKGQRVVVPFTIACGGCFHCKSQQFSACDNSNPVEKQDMSATLYGQPMSGLFGYSHLTGGYSGGQAEYVRVPFSDVGPIVVPDHLDDDKVLFLSDILPTGWMAAENADIQPDDTVAVWGCGPVGLFAIQSAIVMGASRVIAIDHYPHRLELARGLGADIINFRETDVREALMEMSGGIGVDVVIDAVGMESHGFAVDNMIDVVKQKVGIGADRASALKQAILAVRFGGKVSIPGVYGGMTDKWPLGAMMEKGLQIRSGQTHVQKYTKDLLAKIEDGTLDTTFLISHRLPLEQAADGYKHFKEEQDTWTKVVLKPGMETTA from the coding sequence ATGCGCGCACTTACATGGCACGGAACCAAGGATGTTCGCGTCGACACCGTGGACGATCCCGAGATCATCAATTCGCGTGACGCGATCATCAAGGTCACCAGCACGGCGATCTGCGGCAGCGATCTGCACCTTTACGATGGCGTCATTCCCGGGGTGAAGCCGGGCGATGTGCTCGGCCACGAATTCATGGGCGAAGTGGTCGAGACGGGCAAGGATTCGACGCTGCAGAAGGGCCAGCGCGTGGTGGTGCCCTTCACCATCGCCTGCGGCGGCTGCTTCCACTGCAAGAGCCAGCAATTCTCCGCCTGCGACAATTCCAACCCGGTCGAAAAGCAGGATATGTCGGCCACGCTCTACGGCCAGCCGATGAGCGGGCTGTTCGGCTATTCACACCTCACCGGCGGCTATTCGGGCGGACAGGCGGAATATGTCCGCGTGCCGTTCTCCGACGTCGGCCCGATCGTGGTCCCGGATCACCTGGACGATGACAAGGTGCTGTTCCTCTCCGACATCCTGCCCACCGGGTGGATGGCCGCGGAGAATGCCGACATCCAGCCCGACGATACCGTCGCCGTCTGGGGCTGCGGGCCGGTCGGCCTGTTCGCCATCCAGTCCGCCATCGTGATGGGCGCATCCCGCGTCATCGCCATCGATCACTATCCCCACCGCCTCGAACTGGCGCGCGGGCTGGGGGCGGACATCATCAACTTCCGCGAGACCGACGTGCGCGAGGCGCTGATGGAGATGTCCGGCGGCATCGGCGTCGACGTGGTGATCGACGCGGTCGGCATGGAATCGCACGGCTTCGCGGTCGACAACATGATCGACGTGGTGAAACAGAAGGTGGGCATCGGCGCCGACCGGGCGAGCGCGCTCAAGCAGGCGATCCTGGCGGTGCGGTTCGGCGGCAAGGTCTCGATCCCCGGCGTCTACGGGGGGATGACCGACAAGTGGCCGCTGGGCGCCATGATGGAGAAGGGTCTGCAGATCCGCAGCGGCCAGACCCACGTGCAGAAATACACGAAAGACCTGCTGGCCAAGATCGAGGACGGCACGCTCGACACCACCTTCCTCATCAGCCACCGCCTGCCGCTGGAACAGGCGGCGGACGGCTACAAGCACTTCAAGGAAGAACAGGACACCTGGACCAAGGTGGTCCTGAAGCCCGGAATGGAGACGACCGCATGA